A portion of the Natronococcus sp. AD-5 genome contains these proteins:
- a CDS encoding MGMT family protein → MDEVTDAGIYAQESSYLDRYVQLGVASGRVLRVTFPDTPEPDAEADHPVLERIFEYLDGLEEIEFDDVQVALTMPTDQRSVLEQVREIPYGDQVDVRTLARMTPDLDPDDDEDVNLVRTALDDNPAPILIPDHRVRDGPSAAPPPVEQKLRSLEGL, encoded by the coding sequence ATGGACGAGGTCACGGACGCTGGCATCTACGCGCAGGAGTCGTCGTACCTCGACCGGTACGTCCAGCTCGGGGTCGCGAGCGGACGGGTGCTGCGCGTCACGTTTCCGGACACGCCGGAGCCGGACGCCGAGGCCGACCACCCCGTGCTCGAGCGGATCTTCGAGTACCTCGACGGCCTCGAGGAGATCGAATTCGACGACGTTCAGGTCGCGCTGACGATGCCGACCGATCAGCGGTCGGTGTTAGAGCAGGTCCGAGAGATCCCCTACGGCGACCAGGTCGACGTCCGCACCCTCGCCCGGATGACGCCCGACCTCGATCCCGACGACGACGAGGACGTGAACCTGGTGCGAACGGCGCTGGACGACAACCCGGCCCCGATCCTCATCCCCGACCACCGCGTTCGCGACGGTCCGAGCGCCGCGCCGCCGCCGGTCGAACAGAAGTTACGGTCGCTCGAGGGGCTGTGA